One Candidatus Binatia bacterium DNA segment encodes these proteins:
- a CDS encoding ATP-binding protein — translation MRLRYAVPLLVLGVGVIVAALFLFIELRQTNDRAVRSAIQQLGVLSGIMVDDIERALRRGDRVNVRDTFDPVRATRTTRAAFVLDESDRVLYATDRASEGYELPRTSFASDTALVDSVRRSGRPQYQVSEDGSLLLWAHSFSMPPRSGELLPTRSGVLLVLYNLDIPRLESLRDALSRTGTALLMIALLCVLVTWIFHRSFTPRISALIRSTEKIADGDYQGVPHIAGDDELATIGRAISQMASALDREQRKLLKSEADLRKLNSELETRVRERTSEAIGYALDMEAFAFMISHDLRTPLRSIAGFAQVLAQDNAATIGQEGLENLGRVLLNAKRMNRLMDDILALSRHGRQPLQTTDVDMAMLGRSVATELLSDQKNPDRIHLRIDDMPPATADEGLLRQVIQNLLSNAIKYSAVRETAEIHFGCTRDSRGPVYFVADNGIGFAMKYANQVFAPFKRLHAPSEYEGTGVGLAIVKRVLDRHAGSIWVRSQFGAGTTFYFSFFRASEAIELARQGDTEAFRRVGEVLQ, via the coding sequence ATGCGGCTGCGGTATGCCGTCCCGCTGCTCGTGCTCGGCGTCGGCGTGATCGTCGCGGCGCTGTTCCTGTTCATCGAGCTGCGCCAGACCAACGATCGCGCAGTCAGGAGCGCGATCCAGCAGCTCGGCGTGCTCAGCGGCATCATGGTCGACGACATCGAGCGGGCGCTGCGGCGCGGCGACCGCGTCAACGTGCGCGACACCTTCGATCCGGTGCGAGCCACGCGCACCACGCGAGCGGCATTCGTGCTCGACGAATCCGACCGCGTGCTCTACGCCACCGACCGCGCCAGCGAAGGTTACGAGCTCCCGCGCACCAGCTTCGCGTCCGACACTGCCCTGGTCGACAGTGTCAGGCGCAGCGGCCGGCCCCAGTACCAGGTGAGCGAAGACGGCTCCCTGCTGCTGTGGGCCCACTCGTTCTCGATGCCGCCGCGAAGCGGCGAGCTGCTGCCCACGCGCAGCGGCGTGCTGCTCGTCCTTTACAACCTCGACATCCCGCGCCTGGAATCGCTGCGCGACGCGCTGTCGCGCACCGGCACTGCGTTGCTGATGATCGCGCTCCTGTGCGTGCTCGTGACGTGGATCTTCCACCGCTCGTTCACGCCGCGCATCAGCGCCCTGATCCGCTCGACGGAGAAGATTGCCGACGGCGACTACCAGGGCGTCCCGCACATCGCCGGAGACGACGAGCTCGCGACGATCGGCCGGGCGATCTCGCAGATGGCCTCGGCACTCGACCGCGAGCAGCGCAAGCTGCTGAAGTCGGAAGCCGACCTGCGAAAGCTCAACAGCGAGCTGGAGACGCGGGTGCGCGAACGCACTTCCGAGGCGATCGGCTATGCCCTCGACATGGAAGCGTTCGCGTTCATGATCTCCCACGACCTTCGCACGCCGCTGCGATCGATCGCCGGGTTCGCCCAGGTGCTGGCCCAGGACAACGCGGCGACGATCGGCCAGGAAGGCCTCGAGAACCTCGGCCGCGTGCTGCTCAACGCCAAGCGCATGAACCGGCTGATGGACGACATCCTCGCGCTGTCGCGCCACGGTCGCCAGCCGCTGCAGACCACCGACGTCGACATGGCGATGCTGGGAAGGTCGGTTGCCACCGAGCTGCTCAGCGACCAGAAGAATCCCGACCGCATCCACCTGCGCATCGACGACATGCCGCCGGCCACGGCCGACGAAGGCCTGCTTCGCCAGGTCATCCAGAACCTGCTGTCCAACGCGATCAAGTATTCCGCCGTGCGCGAAACCGCGGAGATCCACTTCGGATGCACGCGCGACTCGCGCGGGCCGGTGTACTTCGTGGCCGACAACGGGATCGGCTTCGCGATGAAATACGCGAACCAGGTGTTCGCCCCGTTCAAACGCCTGCACGCGCCGAGCGAATACGAAGGCACCGGCGTCGGGCTCGCGATCGTAAAGCGCGTGCTCGACCGGCACGCAGGCAGCATCTGGGTCCGCAGCCAGTTCGGCGCGGGCACGACGTTCTACTTCTCGTTCTTCCGGGCCAGCGAAGCCATCGAGCTCGCGCGCCAGGGCGATACCGAAGCATTCCGTCGAGTAGGCGAAGTGCTGCAGTAA
- a CDS encoding DUF3995 domain-containing protein — protein sequence MAFTIASVLAVLSMLHVYGGVEGVEGESSPVIPEIDGKPVFVPEPRDWYAMAAALALASILVTTRSGLLRSPFPDAWTQFGTIAVGIVLVLRAVGDFHMLGFFKRVRGTVFAEWDTRLFSPLSLILGLATLWIAFSDCLH from the coding sequence ATGGCATTCACGATCGCTTCTGTGCTCGCCGTACTGTCGATGCTGCACGTCTATGGTGGTGTCGAAGGCGTCGAGGGCGAATCTTCGCCCGTCATTCCCGAGATCGACGGCAAGCCTGTCTTCGTTCCTGAGCCGCGCGACTGGTACGCGATGGCCGCTGCGCTCGCGCTTGCGTCGATCCTCGTGACGACCCGCAGCGGGCTGCTGCGCTCTCCGTTTCCCGATGCGTGGACCCAGTTCGGGACGATCGCCGTCGGCATCGTGCTCGTGCTCCGCGCCGTCGGAGACTTTCACATGCTCGGCTTCTTCAAGCGCGTCCGCGGCACCGTGTTCGCCGAATGGGACACGCGCCTGTTTTCTCCGCTCAGCCTGATCCTCGGCCTGGCCACGCTGTGGATCGCCTTTTCCGATTGTCTTCACTGA
- a CDS encoding alkyl sulfatase dimerization domain-containing protein: protein MIVISRWPHRLRALVVAALVPLGCGVLACGCGQPSSPPTAARPSGPGVDGNSEPTRQTIDANAKAAAALPPDDGKDFDDARQGFIADDANLEVRGSDPSAPPIWKRSDYAFVDGSAPSSVNPGLWRQARLNGIGGLFRVAEGVYQVRGYDLSNLSLIRGKTGWIVVDPLTCKETAAAALALARKHLGTDPIVAVIFTHSHVDHFGGIAAVLADPYSDAKKLRVIAPRGFVEEATSENVLAGIAMGRRATFMYGSALSRSERGHVDTGLGKAPAIGSISIIEPTELIDSTTSDLVIDGVPFRFQYVPESEAPAEAAFYLPDSKAYCGAEIVTHTLHNLYTLRGAKVRDALRWSGYIDQAIKLFPDLDVVFASHHWPTFGKERAVAFLERQRDVYKYIHDQTLRLANQGLGPRQIAEQLELPASLKVAFSERGYYGTVRHNAKAVYQAYFGWYDGNPANLDPLPPVEEATHYVDEMGGADAVLKRAGESFDRGDYRWTATLLNDLVFADSGNQAARDLLARTYDQLGYQAESGPWRDEYLTGAFELRHGTQPSALRPSAAGDLLRHLTPSRFFDAMAVRLDAPKAEGKTLAINFVFTDVGETHVVKVQNSVLHHEKTATEGDPAASATIHLSREFLVRLSIGEAGLREMIFSNELTVDGSRLDVLAFFSLLDKPDGKFAIVTP, encoded by the coding sequence ATGATCGTGATTTCGCGGTGGCCGCACCGGCTGCGCGCACTCGTGGTGGCGGCGCTGGTGCCCTTGGGCTGCGGGGTGCTGGCCTGCGGATGCGGCCAGCCTTCCTCGCCGCCGACGGCCGCGAGGCCGTCCGGCCCGGGCGTCGACGGAAACTCCGAGCCGACGCGCCAGACGATCGATGCGAACGCAAAGGCTGCCGCCGCGCTGCCGCCCGACGACGGCAAGGATTTCGACGATGCGCGCCAGGGCTTCATCGCCGACGACGCCAATCTCGAAGTGCGAGGCAGCGATCCGTCGGCGCCGCCAATCTGGAAACGGTCCGATTATGCATTCGTGGATGGCAGCGCGCCGTCGAGCGTAAACCCGGGCCTTTGGCGCCAGGCCAGGCTGAACGGCATCGGCGGCCTGTTCCGTGTTGCCGAAGGCGTCTACCAGGTGCGCGGCTACGACCTGTCCAACCTGTCGCTCATTCGCGGCAAGACTGGCTGGATCGTCGTCGACCCGCTGACCTGCAAGGAAACGGCGGCGGCGGCCCTGGCGCTGGCGCGCAAGCATCTCGGCACCGACCCGATCGTCGCGGTGATCTTCACGCACAGCCACGTCGATCATTTCGGCGGCATCGCGGCCGTGCTCGCCGATCCTTATTCCGATGCGAAGAAACTGCGCGTCATCGCACCGCGCGGCTTCGTCGAAGAGGCGACGAGCGAGAACGTCCTGGCCGGCATCGCGATGGGGCGCCGTGCGACGTTCATGTATGGAAGCGCGCTGTCACGCTCGGAGCGCGGCCACGTCGACACCGGTCTCGGCAAAGCGCCGGCCATCGGAAGCATCTCGATCATCGAGCCTACCGAGCTCATCGACTCCACCACGTCGGACCTGGTGATCGACGGCGTCCCGTTCCGCTTCCAGTACGTGCCGGAGTCGGAGGCGCCGGCGGAGGCGGCGTTCTACCTGCCGGACAGCAAGGCCTACTGCGGTGCCGAGATCGTCACGCACACGCTGCACAACCTGTATACGCTGAGGGGCGCGAAGGTGCGCGATGCACTGCGATGGAGCGGCTACATCGACCAGGCGATCAAGCTGTTTCCCGATCTCGACGTCGTATTTGCGAGCCACCACTGGCCGACGTTCGGCAAGGAGCGTGCGGTGGCGTTCCTCGAGCGCCAGAGGGACGTCTACAAGTACATCCACGACCAGACTCTCCGGCTCGCCAACCAGGGGCTGGGGCCGCGCCAGATCGCCGAGCAGCTCGAACTGCCGGCCTCGCTCAAGGTCGCGTTCTCCGAGCGCGGCTACTACGGCACCGTGCGCCACAACGCCAAGGCGGTCTACCAGGCGTACTTCGGCTGGTACGACGGCAATCCGGCCAACCTCGACCCGCTGCCGCCGGTCGAGGAGGCGACGCACTACGTCGATGAGATGGGCGGTGCCGACGCCGTCCTGAAGCGCGCCGGCGAGTCCTTCGACCGCGGCGACTACCGCTGGACCGCGACGCTGCTGAACGATCTCGTGTTTGCCGATTCCGGCAACCAGGCGGCGCGCGACCTTCTCGCCCGAACCTACGACCAGCTCGGCTACCAGGCCGAATCCGGGCCGTGGCGCGACGAATACCTGACCGGCGCTTTCGAGTTGCGCCACGGCACCCAGCCTTCGGCGCTCAGGCCCTCGGCCGCCGGTGACCTGCTTCGTCACCTCACGCCGTCACGATTCTTCGATGCGATGGCCGTGCGCCTCGACGCTCCGAAAGCAGAAGGAAAGACGCTCGCGATCAATTTCGTCTTTACCGACGTCGGCGAAACCCACGTCGTCAAGGTGCAGAACTCCGTGCTTCACCACGAGAAGACCGCGACCGAGGGCGATCCGGCGGCAAGCGCGACGATTCATCTGTCGCGCGAATTCCTCGTGCGCCTGAGCATCGGCGAAGCCGGCCTTCGCGAGATGATTTTCTCGAACGAACTGACGGTGGACGGCAGCCGCCTCGACGTGCTGGCGTTTTTCTCCCTGCTCGACAAACCGGATGGAAAATTCGCGATCGTGACCCCTTGA
- a CDS encoding RNA polymerase sigma factor, with protein sequence MPEPLRQARAAHPMGESDEELMLRAGTGDRDACEKLVARHLDRIVRLATIALGNRDDGEEAAQETFLRVWAAAPRWKHEEARFTTWLHRVVVNVCLDRMARQRTKPGEPLTEEPRDPRPGPGASVARSQRAERVRGELASLTESQRLAVALCYFQGFSNEEAAASLAVSIDAVESLLSRARRSLRERLRHVLPELAGTAGRARRGAQGD encoded by the coding sequence TTGCCGGAACCGCTGCGACAGGCCCGGGCAGCGCATCCGATGGGAGAAAGCGACGAGGAGCTGATGCTGCGCGCCGGAACCGGCGATCGCGACGCCTGCGAAAAACTCGTCGCACGCCATCTCGATCGCATCGTCCGGCTCGCGACGATCGCGCTGGGCAACCGAGACGACGGCGAGGAGGCGGCGCAGGAAACATTCCTTCGCGTGTGGGCCGCCGCACCGCGGTGGAAACACGAAGAGGCGCGCTTCACGACGTGGCTGCACCGTGTCGTCGTCAACGTTTGCCTCGACCGAATGGCGAGGCAACGGACAAAACCGGGCGAACCGCTGACCGAAGAACCTCGCGACCCTCGGCCCGGACCGGGCGCGTCCGTGGCCAGGTCGCAGCGGGCGGAGCGCGTGCGCGGCGAGCTGGCCTCGCTGACCGAATCCCAGAGGCTCGCGGTGGCGCTGTGTTACTTCCAGGGATTTTCGAACGAGGAGGCCGCGGCGTCGCTGGCGGTCAGCATCGACGCCGTCGAATCGCTGCTTTCCCGTGCACGGCGCAGCCTGCGCGAGCGCCTGCGCCACGTCCTTCCCGAGCTCGCCGGAACTGCCGGTCGTGCACGCCGCGGCGCGCAAGGAGACTGA
- a CDS encoding periplasmic heavy metal sensor has translation MKRYAVPVILCCVLCRALLGPTPAQAQMGGPDDGGMHTVGDHGFSPPAFLQRVFPPKVVMQHQEEIGLTREQADAIKKDMNDTQQRLTDLQWKLDGSSEALDKMLSTDHVDEQAVLAKLDEVTTTEQEIKKTNFALLVRIKNHLDPAQQQKLRTLRASMPFGGFAGHPH, from the coding sequence ATGAAACGATACGCGGTTCCGGTCATTCTCTGTTGCGTGCTCTGTCGCGCGCTCCTGGGCCCCACGCCCGCACAGGCCCAGATGGGCGGCCCCGACGACGGCGGCATGCACACCGTCGGAGACCATGGGTTTTCGCCGCCGGCTTTCCTGCAGCGCGTGTTTCCTCCAAAGGTCGTCATGCAGCACCAGGAAGAGATCGGCCTTACGCGCGAGCAGGCCGATGCGATCAAGAAGGACATGAACGACACCCAGCAACGCCTGACCGACCTCCAGTGGAAGCTGGACGGCAGCTCGGAAGCTCTCGACAAGATGCTGTCCACCGACCACGTCGACGAGCAGGCCGTGCTCGCGAAGCTCGACGAGGTGACGACCACCGAACAGGAGATCAAGAAGACGAACTTCGCCCTACTGGTGCGAATCAAGAATCATCTCGATCCGGCCCAGCAGCAGAAGTTGCGCACGCTGCGCGCGTCCATGCCTTTCGGTGGCTTTGCCGGACACCCCCACTGA
- a CDS encoding efflux RND transporter periplasmic adaptor subunit, which yields MALPDTPTDAAAAGPARPAAAPPARRRRYRRLAAASLVVVVVVLLAWRWWSRAPETQYVTAPVSRGDVVRTVIATGAVNPVTTVQVGSYVSGVIQALHCDYNTRVTAGQLCAEIDPRPFQVVVDQNAANLAMARAQLDKDHATLAFSKIVADRDEKLLKSGGLSQETVDTDRSNLSQSQAVVALDEATIAQRQAALDAANVNLAYTRIISPVDGIVVSRSIDVGQTVAASFQTPTLFLIAKDLTKMQVDTNVSESDVGEVKVGQDATFTVEAYPEQNFPGKVAQLRQAPITVQNVVTYDVVVNVDNPELKLLPGMTANTRIVADQRRDVLRVPLQALRFSPSSAAHGPGRPGGQGEGGRPGDGPGGGAGHGGHHGSASPSRVWMLRDGKPEPVDVTQGLSDGTMVEISGEGVHDGDDVIVNAVQPADKKAGAPTTPPLRF from the coding sequence GTGGCTTTGCCGGACACCCCCACTGACGCGGCGGCCGCGGGCCCGGCCAGGCCCGCGGCCGCTCCACCAGCGCGTCGCCGCCGCTATCGCCGGCTCGCCGCTGCGTCGCTCGTCGTCGTGGTCGTGGTCCTGCTGGCGTGGCGATGGTGGTCGCGCGCGCCCGAGACGCAGTATGTGACGGCGCCGGTTTCGCGCGGTGACGTCGTGCGCACCGTCATTGCCACCGGCGCGGTCAATCCCGTCACCACCGTCCAGGTAGGAAGCTACGTCTCCGGCGTCATTCAGGCGCTGCACTGCGACTACAACACGCGCGTGACGGCAGGCCAGCTCTGCGCCGAGATCGATCCGCGTCCGTTCCAGGTCGTCGTCGACCAGAACGCGGCCAACCTCGCGATGGCGAGGGCCCAGCTCGACAAGGACCATGCGACGCTCGCGTTCTCGAAGATCGTCGCCGATCGCGACGAAAAACTCCTGAAGAGCGGCGGCCTATCGCAGGAAACGGTCGACACCGACCGCAGCAACCTCAGCCAGAGCCAGGCGGTCGTCGCGCTGGACGAGGCCACGATCGCGCAGCGTCAGGCCGCGCTCGATGCCGCAAACGTCAACCTTGCGTACACCAGGATCATCTCGCCGGTGGACGGCATCGTCGTTTCACGCAGCATCGATGTCGGCCAGACCGTCGCGGCCAGCTTCCAGACACCGACGCTGTTCCTGATCGCGAAGGACCTGACCAAGATGCAGGTCGACACCAACGTCAGCGAGTCGGACGTCGGCGAGGTCAAGGTCGGGCAGGACGCGACCTTCACCGTCGAGGCTTACCCGGAGCAGAACTTCCCGGGGAAGGTCGCCCAGCTTCGCCAGGCCCCGATCACCGTGCAGAACGTCGTGACTTACGACGTCGTCGTCAACGTCGACAACCCCGAACTCAAGCTGCTGCCCGGGATGACCGCGAACACGCGCATCGTCGCCGACCAGCGCCGCGACGTGCTTCGCGTTCCGCTGCAGGCGCTGCGTTTCTCGCCTTCCTCCGCCGCGCACGGCCCCGGGCGACCCGGCGGCCAGGGCGAAGGAGGACGTCCGGGCGACGGCCCCGGCGGCGGCGCAGGGCACGGGGGACACCACGGCAGCGCTTCGCCGTCGCGCGTGTGGATGCTGCGCGACGGAAAACCCGAACCCGTCGATGTGACGCAAGGGCTGAGCGACGGAACCATGGTCGAAATCTCCGGGGAAGGCGTGCACGACGGCGACGACGTGATCGTCAATGCCGTGCAGCCGGCCGACAAGAAA